One Anaerolineae bacterium DNA window includes the following coding sequences:
- a CDS encoding serine/threonine-protein kinase: MARLGRGGMAEVYKAYQPGLDRYVAVKTLHSHLVEDTDFVGRFEREAHAIGRLRHPNIVQALDFDREDDMYFMAMEFIDGPTLKDEIKARKAAKKPFTLQEVGRIFTALCSAIDYAHSRGMVHRDLKPANVMINQQGQVVLTDFGIARIVGATQFTQTGALSGTPAYMSPEQGQGERADERSDIYSLGVMLYELVTGMVPYDADTPFAVIMKHINEPLPMPRKINPALPEAVERVILKAMSKDPDDRYQTAGAMSRALREAVDLKPGDENVPLAIVAPPPKIQEVEHSTGPITPQEKAATAAAFGSEATLSSGMEGTVTPVPARGFPVLPFVIGGGLIILLILGGIVGAIVISRLTPAPTPTAVTAAFAAVTETAQAAGNAASTAEAEQANATATAIAAADLAVAGPTQTAAAATLQAEEMVAKQTADAKLIGDVLAARDATATAAAQENLAVAETATAEFMANATTTPAPTDTPLPPNTPTTAPAPATPTPAAPADTPTPERPPLSGKLAFSVDDGAGKFDVYIVSVPDGQQLGLIKGARQPYFRSDGVKLLVNGQGGGFGENVFEAGDNGNVEKAVTGSPTDWYPVYSPDGGRVAYSNEQLALGSDSSYHPYIFVQCGLIPPSQEGDQTCQDVARFGILVPNGQIGEIQGSNPIWATNDHIIYKGCNSWAGGGSCGLFTVGSWANKRSSNGETPRKIGEGTSLIPTDTKGNLVAYQSRESGNWEAYVMGLDGGGAINISNNPSSSDGLPTLSPDSRWVAFASDREGGWAVYVAPATGGEATKLFDFPKPNPWATGDRDWTTERMSWGP; this comes from the coding sequence GTGGCCAGGCTGGGCCGGGGCGGAATGGCCGAAGTATACAAGGCTTACCAGCCTGGTTTAGACCGTTATGTTGCTGTCAAAACATTGCACAGCCATCTGGTAGAAGATACAGACTTTGTAGGCAGATTTGAGCGCGAAGCGCACGCCATTGGCCGGTTGCGCCATCCCAATATTGTGCAGGCGCTTGATTTTGACCGCGAAGACGATATGTATTTTATGGCCATGGAATTTATTGATGGCCCCACGCTTAAGGATGAAATCAAAGCACGCAAAGCGGCCAAAAAGCCGTTTACGCTCCAAGAAGTGGGGCGCATCTTTACGGCTCTCTGCAGCGCCATAGATTACGCCCACTCTCGCGGTATGGTTCACCGTGATCTAAAACCGGCCAACGTAATGATCAATCAGCAAGGGCAGGTTGTCCTTACCGACTTTGGGATTGCCCGCATAGTAGGAGCTACCCAATTTACTCAAACCGGCGCGCTCTCCGGCACCCCGGCCTATATGTCTCCCGAACAAGGCCAGGGCGAACGCGCCGATGAGCGCAGCGACATCTATTCGCTGGGGGTGATGCTTTACGAACTGGTAACCGGCATGGTGCCTTATGATGCCGACACGCCTTTTGCCGTAATCATGAAACACATCAACGAACCCCTGCCCATGCCCAGAAAAATCAACCCCGCCCTCCCCGAAGCGGTAGAGCGAGTTATCCTCAAAGCCATGAGCAAAGACCCGGATGATCGTTACCAAACTGCCGGGGCAATGTCTAGAGCGTTGCGCGAGGCCGTAGACCTTAAGCCCGGCGATGAAAACGTGCCCCTGGCAATTGTTGCTCCCCCACCCAAAATTCAAGAAGTCGAACACTCCACCGGTCCCATTACACCGCAAGAAAAAGCGGCCACCGCCGCCGCCTTTGGCAGTGAGGCCACCCTATCGTCTGGAATGGAGGGTACAGTGACCCCCGTCCCGGCCAGGGGTTTCCCGGTACTTCCTTTTGTAATTGGGGGAGGGCTGATCATACTTTTGATATTAGGCGGCATTGTTGGCGCTATTGTCATCAGCCGTTTGACCCCCGCTCCTACCCCTACGGCAGTAACGGCCGCTTTTGCCGCCGTTACCGAAACCGCCCAGGCAGCCGGCAATGCCGCTTCTACGGCGGAAGCAGAACAGGCAAACGCCACGGCTACGGCAATAGCCGCCGCCGACCTGGCTGTTGCCGGACCCACACAAACCGCTGCGGCGGCCACCCTACAGGCTGAAGAGATGGTGGCCAAACAAACAGCCGACGCCAAACTAATTGGCGATGTGCTGGCCGCGCGGGATGCTACGGCTACCGCGGCGGCGCAAGAAAACTTGGCCGTGGCTGAAACAGCTACCGCTGAATTTATGGCTAACGCCACCACCACCCCGGCCCCTACCGATACGCCCCTGCCGCCCAATACTCCAACAACGGCTCCTGCCCCGGCTACCCCCACCCCAGCGGCCCCCGCGGATACACCCACTCCCGAAAGACCGCCCTTATCAGGCAAATTGGCCTTTTCGGTTGACGATGGGGCCGGCAAATTTGATGTATATATTGTATCCGTACCCGATGGGCAACAATTGGGTCTGATCAAGGGCGCTCGCCAACCTTACTTTCGGAGCGACGGCGTGAAACTGTTGGTCAATGGCCAGGGTGGAGGCTTTGGTGAAAATGTTTTTGAAGCCGGCGACAACGGCAATGTTGAAAAAGCGGTAACAGGCTCTCCCACCGACTGGTATCCGGTTTATAGTCCTGATGGGGGGCGTGTTGCCTACAGCAACGAGCAACTGGCCCTTGGTTCCGACAGCAGCTATCATCCCTACATTTTTGTGCAATGCGGCCTGATCCCTCCCTCTCAGGAAGGCGACCAAACTTGCCAGGATGTGGCCCGCTTTGGCATTCTGGTGCCAAACGGCCAGATTGGCGAAATTCAAGGCAGCAATCCCATTTGGGCAACTAACGATCACATTATTTATAAAGGGTGTAACAGTTGGGCCGGAGGTGGCTCCTGCGGTCTTTTTACCGTTGGCTCTTGGGCCAATAAACGCAGCAGCAATGGCGAAACCCCGCGCAAAATTGGCGAGGGGACCAGCCTGATTCCTACCGACACTAAAGGCAATCTGGTTGCCTATCAATCTCGTGAAAGCGGGAATTGGGAAGCTTATGTGATGGGGCTGGATGGAGGGGGAGCAATTAATATTTCTAACAATCCCAGCTCAAGTGATGGTTTACCTACCCTTTCTCCAGATAGCCGCTGGGTTGCCTTTGCCTCTGACCGCGAGGGGGGGTGGGCCGTGTATGTGGCCCCGGCTACAGGGGGGGAGGCCACAAAACTATTTGACTTTCCCAAACCCAATCCCTGGGCCACCGGCGACCGGGATTGGACCACCGAACGGATGTCGTGGGGGCCATAA